One Prolixibacteraceae bacterium DNA segment encodes these proteins:
- a CDS encoding Cys-every-fifth RiPP peptide CefA, translating into MELSQLTGGGCGGYACGGNACGGNECGGDACGGDACGVAGCGGNACGANACQIELCAVDVCAVDACWPADFFVKQNRIQE; encoded by the coding sequence ATGGAACTCTCGCAACTTACTGGAGGAGGATGTGGTGGATACGCATGTGGTGGTAATGCTTGCGGTGGTAATGAATGTGGTGGAGACGCATGCGGAGGAGATGCTTGCGGTGTTGCCGGTTGTGGTGGTAATGCTTGCGGTGCTAATGCTTGTCAAATTGAACTTTGTGCTGTTGATGTTTGCGCGGTTGATGCATGTTGGCCTGCAGATTTTTTCGTTAAACAAAACCGTATACAAGAGTAG
- a CDS encoding SRPBCC domain-containing protein — protein MTVINLRKKVVLEYPFKASLNSLYYALSNPSGLESWFADKVDGYDDYFMFYWEGDEQRAENVEVDPLVFIRWQWDTRESDEEFFEFRIVREEVGGGILLVVTDFVDADDEEDSILLLNEQVKTLKRMLGCS, from the coding sequence ATGACCGTTATTAACCTAAGAAAAAAAGTTGTCTTGGAGTATCCTTTTAAGGCCTCTTTAAACTCTTTGTATTATGCTTTGTCTAACCCATCTGGTTTAGAGAGTTGGTTCGCTGATAAAGTGGATGGCTATGATGATTATTTTATGTTTTATTGGGAAGGGGATGAGCAAAGAGCCGAAAATGTAGAGGTAGATCCATTGGTTTTTATTAGATGGCAATGGGATACAAGGGAGAGTGATGAGGAGTTCTTTGAATTTCGAATCGTAAGAGAAGAAGTTGGAGGAGGTATTCTTCTAGTTGTAACAGATTTTGTAGATGCGGATGATGAAGAAGATTCCATTCTACTGTTAAATGAACAGGTTAAGACCTTAAAACGTATGCTTGGCTGTTCTTAG
- a CDS encoding HlyD family efflux transporter periplasmic adaptor subunit, with protein MKDIEKHEMQSEELQEVLGQIPGWIIRYGLSLIFLIFIGILIGSYLFKYPEVVSARLMLTTYNTPAPLEVKAGGQIECILVKDEQSVMEGQVVAVIKNTANFKDVFALEQSLNSIIEKKSWDQIVQKEMSIGMLALGDIQHRFTVFQKNWKEYKGYLDRNRLPQKIKLLKQQIRNQKEIFSKQKFQYNLHNRDLTLSKNGFHRDSILYCNGKIIATAEYERSKQSYIKMYTNLVGFEANMKRTELSIIKLEETILETKLQMEQENYQFSLSLDESLQLLTSEINKWKDKYVISSPIRGKITLAGYWSSNQIIRTGDWLATVIPEDETKIIAKAVINPINFGKVEKGQLVNIKLTGFPYMEFGMLKGVIKGISMVPGKDGYVAEIALTNGMTSTYKEQLKFVQEMDGTAEIVTKEMRLISRFFNPIRALFDNNM; from the coding sequence GTGAAAGATATTGAAAAGCACGAAATGCAAAGTGAAGAACTTCAGGAGGTATTGGGCCAAATTCCTGGGTGGATTATTCGGTATGGTTTAAGCTTAATTTTTTTAATTTTCATAGGGATTTTAATAGGAAGTTATTTGTTTAAGTACCCTGAGGTGGTTTCAGCACGATTAATGTTAACAACTTATAATACACCAGCACCATTAGAAGTTAAAGCTGGTGGCCAAATTGAGTGCATTTTGGTCAAGGATGAACAAAGTGTTATGGAAGGACAAGTCGTTGCTGTTATAAAAAATACAGCAAATTTTAAGGATGTATTTGCACTTGAACAAAGCCTTAACTCAATTATTGAAAAAAAAAGTTGGGATCAAATTGTTCAAAAAGAGATGAGTATTGGAATGTTGGCATTAGGAGATATTCAGCACCGATTTACAGTCTTTCAAAAGAATTGGAAAGAATACAAAGGATATTTAGATAGGAATCGTTTGCCGCAAAAAATTAAACTGTTAAAACAGCAAATTCGAAATCAAAAAGAAATATTTTCCAAACAGAAATTTCAATATAACCTTCATAATCGTGACCTAACTCTGTCAAAAAATGGATTTCATAGAGATTCTATACTGTATTGCAATGGAAAGATAATTGCAACTGCAGAATATGAACGTTCGAAGCAATCTTATATTAAAATGTATACGAACTTAGTTGGTTTCGAAGCTAACATGAAAAGAACAGAATTGTCTATCATAAAGTTAGAAGAAACTATTCTTGAAACGAAGTTACAAATGGAACAAGAGAATTACCAATTTAGTTTGTCTTTAGACGAGAGCTTACAACTTCTTACTTCTGAAATCAATAAATGGAAAGATAAGTATGTAATATCATCCCCTATTCGAGGAAAAATTACACTAGCAGGTTATTGGAGTTCGAATCAAATAATAAGAACTGGTGATTGGTTAGCAACAGTTATTCCAGAAGATGAAACTAAGATTATTGCTAAGGCAGTTATTAATCCTATAAATTTTGGAAAGGTGGAGAAAGGTCAATTAGTTAATATCAAATTAACTGGGTTTCCTTATATGGAATTCGGCATGTTAAAAGGTGTTATTAAAGGAATTTCTATGGTTCCTGGAAAAGATGGTTATGTGGCAGAGATCGCTTTAACTAATGGAATGACATCTACTTATAAAGAACAGCTTAAGTTTGTTCAAGAAATGGATGGAACTGCAGAAATAGTTACAAAGGAAATGCGATTGATAAGTAGGTTTTTTAATCCTATTAGGGCTTTATTTGATAATAATATGTAA
- a CDS encoding radical SAM protein gives MEWSTYNYLYYSKKAKAYLLYSSLSNMLVELNQDDYNTILTIKEDPNCINPNDDQFKFLIDGRFLVESNANEVNKLMLTTFNKRFNSKLLSLTIAPTRACNFSCPYCYEEDRANKSMSQQVRDGILEFVDNKYNNIDSIGVIWYGGEPTLDIKTIKYLSAELQKRVKNYTAFMVTNGFLLDKLIDHLEDLKITGFQITLDGTAETHNNTRKLKNGKGSFDKIMSNIDAFIAKHDKLNISIRMNISTNNSDQYVPLFHTLREKFGNKVSLYPAFVRDYGNGCQAGSCFEDGTQKGNFLKKLFDEHGIYTKDIYPHRASKGCMVQQMNSFVVGPEGELYKCWHHLGVPEKKVGSIFGTQTITNYSLLSDLAINGDVLLDSKCKSCILFPSCYGGCMDEKQRNQDFCIPAKSMLEDFIDIHYVSKRKIAELLDRNK, from the coding sequence ATGGAGTGGAGTACTTACAATTATTTGTATTATTCAAAGAAGGCAAAAGCATATTTGCTATATAGTTCACTATCAAATATGCTTGTGGAGTTAAATCAAGATGACTATAATACAATCTTAACTATAAAGGAAGATCCTAATTGTATTAACCCTAATGATGATCAGTTTAAATTCTTAATTGATGGTCGTTTTTTGGTTGAGTCTAACGCTAATGAAGTTAACAAATTAATGTTAACGACATTTAATAAGCGATTTAATTCCAAATTATTATCTCTGACTATTGCACCTACCCGTGCGTGTAATTTTAGTTGCCCCTATTGCTATGAAGAGGATAGAGCTAACAAAAGCATGTCTCAACAAGTTCGAGATGGTATTTTAGAATTTGTTGATAATAAATATAATAATATTGATTCAATTGGTGTGATATGGTATGGGGGTGAACCAACATTAGATATAAAAACCATTAAATATTTGTCCGCTGAATTACAAAAAAGAGTAAAAAACTATACCGCTTTCATGGTAACTAATGGCTTTTTATTGGATAAACTCATAGATCATTTAGAAGATTTAAAAATTACTGGATTTCAAATTACTTTGGATGGTACAGCTGAAACACACAATAACACACGAAAGTTAAAAAATGGCAAAGGATCCTTTGATAAAATCATGTCTAATATTGATGCTTTTATAGCTAAACATGATAAGCTAAACATATCTATACGAATGAATATCAGTACGAATAATTCGGATCAATACGTACCACTATTTCATACTCTTCGAGAAAAATTTGGAAATAAAGTGAGCCTTTATCCTGCATTTGTTCGCGATTATGGAAATGGTTGTCAGGCTGGTAGTTGTTTTGAAGATGGCACTCAAAAAGGAAACTTTTTAAAGAAATTATTTGATGAGCATGGAATATATACGAAAGATATTTATCCTCATAGAGCATCTAAAGGTTGCATGGTGCAACAAATGAATTCGTTTGTCGTTGGACCCGAAGGAGAGTTGTATAAATGTTGGCATCACCTTGGTGTGCCTGAGAAAAAAGTAGGTTCTATATTTGGTACACAAACAATTACTAACTATTCATTGTTATCAGACCTTGCGATTAATGGAGATGTACTATTGGATAGTAAATGTAAGTCATGTATTCTATTTCCTTCTTGTTATGGAGGGTGCATGGATGAGAAGCAAAGGAATCAAGACTTTTGTATACCAGCAAAGTCAATGTTAGAAGATTTTATTGACATACATTATGTATCAAAAAGAAAAATTGCTGAGCTTCTGGACAGGAATAAATAA
- a CDS encoding IS30 family transposase: MGQLNIEQRYKIELMYAIGASYQTIGTLISRDKFVVCREIKRNTNPLTGKYCALYADTLSKKRHREKRKHIKMDALMKDYILFYLKEGYSPEQIKGRSENAGISCVSHESIYLHIWKDKKEGGELYKYLRHKHKKYSKRGSKKEFRGKMEDRVSIDLRPNVVEEKQRFGDLEIDTIIGKDRKGAILTINDRCTGLCWIRLLEGKNAKALAQKTIDALVPFKDLIHTITSDNGREFYEHKQIAKKLNIDFYFAHPYHSWERGANENLNGLIRQYIPKGSSFENLTQEKIKSIQNKLNNRPRKRLQYDKPIEVYKKLNLDKIVAFVA; the protein is encoded by the coding sequence ATGGGACAACTAAATATTGAGCAAAGGTATAAGATAGAATTGATGTATGCAATAGGTGCAAGTTATCAAACGATTGGGACTTTAATAAGTAGAGATAAGTTTGTGGTATGCAGGGAGATCAAAAGAAACACCAATCCCTTAACAGGTAAATATTGTGCGTTGTATGCTGATACTTTGAGTAAGAAAAGACATAGGGAGAAACGTAAGCATATCAAAATGGATGCTCTTATGAAGGATTATATCCTATTTTATTTAAAGGAAGGTTATAGTCCAGAGCAGATAAAAGGGAGAAGTGAAAATGCTGGAATAAGTTGTGTGTCTCATGAGTCAATTTATCTCCATATATGGAAGGATAAAAAAGAAGGAGGTGAGTTATATAAATACTTAAGGCACAAGCATAAGAAGTATTCTAAAAGAGGCTCTAAAAAGGAGTTTAGAGGTAAGATGGAAGACCGTGTAAGTATAGATTTACGTCCAAATGTTGTAGAAGAAAAGCAGCGTTTTGGTGATCTTGAGATAGATACAATCATTGGAAAGGATCGTAAAGGAGCTATTCTTACGATTAATGATCGATGTACTGGTTTGTGCTGGATAAGGTTACTGGAAGGTAAAAATGCCAAAGCATTGGCTCAAAAGACAATAGATGCTCTAGTTCCTTTTAAAGACCTAATACACACAATCACATCAGACAATGGTAGAGAGTTTTATGAACACAAACAGATAGCCAAGAAATTAAATATTGACTTCTATTTTGCACACCCTTATCACTCTTGGGAAAGAGGTGCTAATGAGAACCTTAATGGTTTAATTCGACAATATATACCAAAGGGAAGTTCTTTTGAAAACTTGACTCAAGAGAAAATTAAATCGATACAGAATAAGTTAAATAATAGACCTCGAAAAAGACTACAATACGATAAGCCTATTGAGGTCTATAAAAAGTTAAATTTGGATAAAATAGTTGCATTTGTCGCTTGA
- a CDS encoding peptidase domain-containing ABC transporter, producing the protein MSKFPYYRQLDAMDCGPTCLRMISKYYGKNYSLQFLRRLAHISNEGVSLMGISDAAEKIGFRTKGYRLSWEQLQNEIQLPCIVHWNQNHFAVVYEIKKHRLSKFRKNRDKVNIHVADPAKGLLTYTKEEFLHYWLSTTKGATIEGVALLLETTPKFYSQEDESGEKLKFRYLLRYLQPYHKYILQLMLGMFTGSIISLIFPFLTQSIVDYGISNNDLAFIIMVLVAQIILTLGQTANGFIRSWLMLHVTTRVSISLISDFLIKLMKLPISFFDVKLIGDIMQRIDDHERIQSFLTGSLISIIFALISLIIYSVIMATYHPGILGTFFVGSALYVGWVLLFLKKRRKLDYKRFQQRSANQSNLVQLVSGMQEIKINGCEKQKRWEWERIQAKLFKINIQGMSLNQSQQIGATFINQIKNVLISFLSAKAVVTGNMTLGMMMAVQYIIGQLDAPIQQFIGFIQAAQDAKISLERLGEIHDKKEEEDVDNNKIRAIPASKEISIRRLTYQYDGPHSEKVLRKINLTIPASKVTALVGTSGSGKTTLIKLLLGFYEPTKGEILLNGTPLHKYSPREWRKKCGVVMQEGFIFSDSIINNIGVMDEYPNNEQIERAIQTANIKEFIDSLPLGYETKIGTDGHGLSTGQKQRILIARSVYKNPDYLFFDEATNALDANNEKIIMENLDQFFKGKTVVVAAHRLSTVKKADQIVVLDRGEVVEIGNHNQLVESKGVYYRLVKDQLELGH; encoded by the coding sequence ATGTCAAAATTCCCATACTACAGACAGCTAGATGCCATGGACTGTGGACCTACCTGTTTGCGAATGATTTCTAAATACTATGGTAAAAATTATAGTCTTCAATTCTTGAGAAGACTTGCACATATATCGAATGAAGGAGTTTCTTTAATGGGCATAAGTGATGCCGCTGAAAAAATAGGTTTCAGAACAAAGGGCTACCGATTGTCTTGGGAACAATTGCAAAATGAGATTCAACTTCCATGCATAGTACATTGGAATCAAAACCACTTTGCTGTAGTATATGAAATTAAAAAGCATAGACTATCAAAATTTCGAAAAAATAGAGATAAAGTGAATATTCATGTTGCTGATCCTGCAAAAGGTTTGTTGACATACACAAAAGAGGAATTTCTACATTACTGGCTCAGTACTACAAAAGGGGCTACCATAGAAGGGGTAGCTCTTTTACTAGAGACTACTCCGAAATTCTATAGTCAAGAAGATGAAAGCGGTGAAAAACTTAAGTTTAGATATTTACTAAGGTATTTACAGCCATATCATAAATATATTTTACAATTAATGCTTGGCATGTTCACAGGGAGTATTATAAGCCTTATTTTCCCTTTTTTAACCCAATCAATTGTAGATTATGGCATTAGTAATAATGACTTGGCTTTTATTATAATGGTTTTAGTGGCTCAAATTATTTTAACATTAGGTCAGACTGCTAATGGATTTATTAGAAGCTGGTTAATGTTGCATGTTACAACACGTGTTAGTATTTCATTGATTTCAGATTTTCTAATTAAACTAATGAAACTTCCAATCTCTTTTTTTGATGTTAAACTAATTGGAGATATCATGCAACGTATAGATGATCATGAACGAATTCAGTCATTTTTGACAGGTTCTTTGATTAGTATCATTTTTGCATTGATTTCACTGATTATATATTCTGTTATTATGGCTACATATCATCCAGGTATCCTTGGGACATTTTTTGTTGGAAGTGCCTTGTATGTAGGTTGGGTTCTTTTGTTTCTAAAAAAACGGCGAAAATTAGACTATAAACGTTTCCAGCAGAGATCTGCAAATCAAAGTAACTTAGTGCAGTTAGTTTCCGGAATGCAAGAAATCAAAATAAATGGATGCGAGAAACAGAAACGGTGGGAATGGGAGAGAATACAGGCAAAATTGTTTAAAATCAATATACAAGGAATGTCACTAAATCAGTCTCAGCAAATAGGTGCTACTTTCATTAACCAAATCAAAAATGTTTTAATCTCTTTTCTTTCTGCAAAAGCTGTTGTAACAGGAAACATGACACTAGGTATGATGATGGCAGTACAGTACATTATTGGTCAACTTGATGCCCCTATTCAGCAGTTTATTGGTTTTATTCAAGCTGCACAAGATGCAAAAATAAGTCTAGAGCGTTTAGGTGAGATTCATGATAAAAAAGAGGAAGAGGATGTTGATAATAATAAAATTAGGGCTATACCAGCATCAAAAGAAATTAGTATTAGAAGACTAACGTATCAATATGATGGACCACATTCAGAAAAAGTACTCAGAAAAATTAATCTTACAATTCCCGCAAGTAAAGTAACAGCTCTTGTTGGAACAAGTGGAAGTGGGAAGACGACTTTAATAAAATTATTGCTTGGTTTTTATGAGCCAACAAAAGGAGAAATCTTATTAAATGGAACTCCTCTTCATAAATACAGCCCTCGAGAATGGAGGAAGAAATGTGGAGTTGTTATGCAAGAGGGATTTATCTTTTCAGATAGTATTATTAATAATATTGGAGTAATGGATGAATACCCAAATAATGAACAAATTGAGAGAGCTATTCAGACTGCAAATATTAAGGAGTTCATAGATTCTCTTCCTTTAGGTTATGAAACAAAAATTGGAACTGATGGGCATGGACTTAGCACAGGCCAAAAACAACGAATATTAATTGCCCGTTCGGTATATAAGAACCCCGATTACCTCTTTTTTGATGAAGCAACAAATGCACTGGATGCGAATAATGAAAAGATTATAATGGAAAATTTAGATCAATTTTTTAAAGGAAAAACGGTAGTTGTTGCAGCACACCGTCTAAGTACAGTTAAAAAAGCTGATCAGATCGTAGTTCTAGATAGAGGGGAGGTGGTTGAAATTGGAAATCACAATCAATTGGTTGAAAGTAAGGGTGTATACTACAGGCTTGTGAAAGATCAGTTGGAACTGGGTCATTAA
- a CDS encoding IS3 family transposase, translating to MSDNSTMFSVKSMCKTLDISSSAYYEWKKDIPFQRNIAWEKDTKLVLKEYKESKRRYGSNKITAVLDQNGVTTSRNRVARIMKQMV from the coding sequence GTGTCAGATAATAGTACGATGTTTTCTGTCAAAAGTATGTGTAAAACACTAGACATAAGTAGCTCAGCTTATTATGAATGGAAAAAAGATATACCATTCCAAAGAAATATAGCATGGGAGAAGGATACAAAGCTCGTGCTGAAAGAGTATAAAGAATCGAAACGTCGATATGGTAGCAATAAGATTACAGCAGTTCTTGATCAAAATGGTGTCACTACATCAAGAAACCGTGTTGCTCGGATTATGAAACAAATGGTATAA
- a CDS encoding ISAs1 family transposase, producing MSEAIVNNYDNKFALYFLPLEDPRRIQKGNFMYPLIEVLFLSLSAILSGFKTNEDIAQFGELKIDWLRKFYPYASGIPSHDTIGRVFRHLDSSLFNECFIKWSSSLTKLTSNQVIGIDGKTIKGSANTKKNAIHVVSAFASDNGLCLGQVTTNKKSNEITAIPELLDLITIKGMVVTTDAMGCQTEIANKILEKEGDYILQVKGNQKKTKEELDIQFNTDIVCDSNITEDFGHGRIETRICDVINDFEDAPVLTKWRGIHSLIRITTQTLESSTNKERSDVRYYISSLDTTAERFNKLIRSHWAIENNLHWTLDVSFNEDKQQRKKDHAAENMNMLCKMALNILKLDTENKKTLKWKKNRAIYVDEYREKLIARSQTC from the coding sequence ATGAGTGAAGCAATAGTAAATAATTATGATAATAAGTTTGCTCTTTATTTCCTTCCATTAGAAGATCCTCGAAGAATACAAAAAGGCAATTTTATGTACCCACTTATAGAAGTTCTATTTCTTTCATTGTCAGCTATATTAAGTGGTTTTAAAACCAATGAAGATATTGCACAATTTGGAGAGCTTAAAATCGATTGGCTCAGAAAATTTTATCCGTACGCATCAGGGATTCCATCACACGATACCATTGGTCGAGTATTTAGACATTTAGATTCTTCTCTCTTTAACGAGTGTTTTATCAAGTGGTCTTCAAGCTTAACAAAGCTTACATCTAATCAAGTAATAGGTATTGATGGAAAGACCATTAAGGGATCTGCTAATACAAAGAAGAATGCAATTCATGTTGTCTCTGCCTTTGCCTCAGATAATGGTTTATGTTTAGGACAGGTTACCACCAATAAAAAGAGTAATGAAATAACAGCCATTCCAGAATTGTTAGATCTTATTACTATCAAAGGCATGGTTGTTACAACAGATGCAATGGGCTGTCAAACTGAAATTGCAAATAAAATACTAGAAAAAGAAGGTGACTATATTCTACAAGTAAAAGGCAATCAGAAGAAAACTAAAGAGGAGCTTGATATTCAGTTTAATACAGATATTGTTTGTGATTCTAATATAACAGAAGACTTTGGTCATGGAAGAATTGAAACTCGTATTTGTGATGTAATAAATGACTTTGAAGATGCTCCAGTGTTGACCAAATGGAGAGGTATCCATAGTTTAATTAGAATAACAACCCAGACATTAGAATCTTCAACAAATAAAGAACGAAGTGATGTGAGGTATTACATATCCTCTTTAGATACAACAGCTGAGAGGTTTAATAAACTTATACGTTCACATTGGGCAATCGAAAATAATCTTCATTGGACACTCGATGTAAGCTTCAATGAAGATAAACAACAGCGAAAAAAAGATCATGCAGCTGAAAATATGAATATGCTTTGTAAAATGGCTCTTAACATCTTAAAGTTGGATACGGAGAACAAAAAAACATTGAAATGGAAGAAAAATAGAGCCATATATGTCGATGAATATAGAGAAAAGCTTATCGCTCGTTCACAGACTTGTTAA
- a CDS encoding transposase, whose product MMIVNLVDSGRDAPSVAEEHNIDAHMIRRWGREFHTYEKNSFQGNGNPVQTDEEARISQLEKELKQVRMEQSILKKAINIFSKSDS is encoded by the coding sequence ATGATGATTGTTAATCTTGTTGATAGTGGTAGAGATGCTCCTTCAGTTGCTGAAGAGCACAACATCGATGCTCATATGATACGACGATGGGGTCGTGAATTTCATACTTATGAAAAAAACTCATTTCAGGGTAATGGCAATCCAGTTCAGACAGACGAAGAAGCAAGAATATCACAACTTGAAAAAGAGCTGAAGCAAGTTCGTATGGAACAAAGTATATTAAAAAAAGCCATCAACATATTCTCCAAGAGCGACAGCTAA
- a CDS encoding alpha/beta hydrolase, translated as MQQTTWIFLMTFFLSLHGVAQKQISLWKTEILPNYQESNEKEILRETDIKFIRNVQTPSIEVYIPSKKNANGKAVLIMPGGGYSGLAYDWEGTDIAKWLNSRGIAAFVLKYRLPQSASVIFSHKAPLQDAQRAIRWIRYHANDYHVNANQVGVIGFSAGGHLASTLGTHYDTTIYNKTDEIDNLSARPNFMMLIYPVISMQDDITHKGSRRNLLGSKPSNKLTDQFSNELHVTQDTPPTFIIHSADDKAVPIENSIRMYQALVKNDVKSTMHLYPTGGHGYGMGLDNSNAPNWTKQAEAWLNTLP; from the coding sequence ATGCAACAAACAACATGGATTTTTTTAATGACATTTTTCTTATCACTTCACGGTGTAGCGCAGAAACAGATATCACTTTGGAAAACAGAGATATTACCAAACTATCAAGAATCAAACGAAAAGGAGATACTGAGGGAGACGGACATCAAATTTATCCGAAATGTGCAGACACCAAGTATAGAAGTCTATATTCCGTCTAAAAAAAATGCCAACGGTAAAGCCGTTTTAATTATGCCAGGAGGAGGCTATAGTGGATTGGCTTACGATTGGGAGGGAACCGACATAGCCAAGTGGCTTAACTCAAGAGGTATTGCGGCTTTTGTATTAAAATATAGATTACCCCAATCCGCTTCTGTGATCTTTTCGCACAAAGCTCCCTTGCAAGATGCACAAAGGGCAATACGTTGGATAAGATACCACGCAAACGACTATCATGTGAATGCGAACCAAGTGGGTGTGATAGGCTTTTCTGCGGGAGGACATTTGGCCTCAACACTCGGAACCCATTATGATACTACTATATACAATAAAACCGATGAGATCGATAATTTAAGTGCTCGTCCTAATTTTATGATGTTAATCTACCCTGTTATAAGTATGCAGGATGATATTACACATAAAGGATCTCGTAGAAACTTACTAGGCTCAAAACCGAGCAACAAACTAACCGACCAATTTTCGAATGAGTTGCATGTTACCCAAGACACCCCTCCAACTTTTATCATTCATTCTGCAGACGACAAAGCAGTTCCCATTGAAAATTCCATTAGAATGTATCAAGCATTGGTAAAAAACGACGTAAAATCGACGATGCATTTATACCCAACAGGAGGACACGGATATGGAATGGGATTAGATAACTCTAATGCTCCGAATTGGACAAAGCAAGCAGAAGCCTGGCTTAACACCTTACCATAA
- a CDS encoding ISL3 family transposase, translating to MNTSSIYHCLGLQDQQLLSTTYVGDTIQLKVKTKKDKLRCSRCKRLHVICCGVVTRSFKGPMIGKKKSVIIIDVQRLYCKKCKIVRQKHLRFAKEQKSYIRSLEKMVLLLSSHMTIQSISRLLDLNWNIVKEIIKSHLKSKYHSPRLKGVKHIAIDEFAVKKGHVYMTCVYDLDKGVVLHVGKGKGSETLVPFWKRIKINKVQIESVAIDMSPAYILSVKTNAPKATMVFDHFHIIKKLNETISKIRRDLYNKEKDKVIKKNLKGSRWLLLKNSENLNLEKEEDSRLEKALETNTTLFYAYYLKEELRELWNQNNIGDASKFLKQWIEEVNETEIPQLKKMVELLIKHKTGVLNWYKCHISTGPLEGINNKIKTIKRQAYGYRDLDFFMLRIKAIHQNIYAKDG from the coding sequence ATGAATACCAGTAGTATATATCATTGTCTAGGTTTACAAGACCAGCAATTATTATCCACAACTTATGTAGGGGATACCATTCAACTTAAAGTTAAGACAAAAAAAGATAAACTACGTTGTAGTCGCTGTAAAAGATTGCACGTTATATGTTGCGGAGTTGTTACACGTAGCTTTAAGGGGCCAATGATAGGCAAGAAGAAGAGTGTTATTATCATAGATGTTCAACGCCTCTATTGCAAAAAATGCAAGATCGTACGACAGAAACATTTAAGGTTTGCCAAAGAGCAGAAGTCCTATATTCGCTCTTTAGAAAAGATGGTTTTACTTCTCTCTTCTCATATGACGATTCAATCAATCAGTCGACTTTTAGACCTTAACTGGAATATTGTAAAAGAGATCATTAAGTCTCACTTAAAATCAAAATATCATTCTCCTAGGCTTAAGGGGGTGAAACATATTGCAATCGATGAATTTGCAGTGAAAAAGGGACATGTATATATGACTTGTGTATATGACTTAGATAAAGGAGTCGTTTTACATGTAGGAAAAGGTAAAGGTTCTGAGACATTAGTTCCTTTTTGGAAACGTATAAAGATCAATAAAGTCCAAATAGAGTCTGTTGCCATTGATATGTCACCTGCCTATATTCTTTCAGTAAAAACCAATGCTCCTAAAGCTACTATGGTATTTGACCATTTTCATATAATAAAGAAACTAAATGAGACTATAAGTAAAATAAGAAGAGATCTATACAACAAAGAGAAGGATAAGGTTATCAAGAAAAATTTAAAAGGAAGTCGTTGGCTATTGTTAAAGAATTCAGAGAATCTCAACCTTGAGAAAGAGGAAGACTCAAGACTTGAAAAAGCATTAGAAACAAATACTACTTTGTTTTATGCATACTATTTGAAAGAAGAATTGAGGGAGTTATGGAATCAAAATAATATTGGAGACGCTTCAAAATTCCTTAAACAATGGATAGAAGAGGTAAATGAGACTGAAATACCACAGCTTAAGAAAATGGTAGAACTATTAATCAAACACAAAACAGGAGTTCTGAATTGGTATAAGTGCCATATCTCTACTGGTCCCTTAGAAGGGATAAATAACAAAATTAAAACCATCAAAAGACAAGCATATGGATATCGTGACTTAGATTTTTTTATGCTAAGAATAAAAGCAATACATCAAAATATATACGCAAAAGATGGATGA